In Zingiber officinale cultivar Zhangliang chromosome 3B, Zo_v1.1, whole genome shotgun sequence, a single window of DNA contains:
- the LOC122054868 gene encoding cell division cycle protein 48 homolog: MDGCKEGRKEGDQLTYIVARFTVDEHNKKQTVLLEFARVVKAREQVVAGTLHHLTVEAVEGGEKKLYEAKVWVKPWLNFKQVEEFKNIELLKQILRGVGGHDDGVHSRAEVEAYFLEAYRLVRKGDLFLVRGGMRSVEFKVIETDPAKYCIVAPDTEIFCEGEPVKREDEDRLDEVGYDDVGGVRKQMAQIRELVELPLRHPQLFKSIGVKPPKGILLYGPPGSGKTLIARGVANETGALFFCINGLEIMSKLANESESNLRKAFKEAEKNAHSIIFIDEIDSIASKREKTHGEVERRIVSQLLTLMDGLKSRAHVIVIGATNMPNTIDPALRRFGRFDREIDIGVPDEVGRLEVLHIHTKNMKLSDDVDLERIAKDTHGYVGVDLAALCTKAALQCIREKMDIIDLEDESIDAEILNSMSVSNEHFKTALRFSNPSALRETISLCLGC, encoded by the exons atggatggatgcaaggaaggaaggaaggaaggagatCAG ttaacctATATCGTCGCTCGCTTCACCGTCGACGAGCACAACAAGAAACAG ACTGTGCTTCTGGAGTTTGCGCGTGTTGTGAAGGCGAGGGAGCAGGTTGTCGCTGGAACTCTGCATCACTTGACGGTGGAGGCAGTTGAGGGAGGGGAGAAGAAGCTGTACGAGGCCAAAGTGTGGGTGAAGCCATGGCTTAATTTCAAACAGGTTGAAGAATTCAAGAAT ATTGAGCTACTCAAACAAATACTAAGAGGTGTAGGAGGACATGATGATGGTGTTCATAGTAGAGCAGAAGTTGAAG CTTATTTTTTGGAAGCATATCGTCTTGTTAGAAAAGGCGATCTTTTCCTTGTCAGGGGTGGGATGAGGAGTGTTGAGTTTAAGGTTATAGAAACTGATCCTGCAAAGTACTGCATTGTTGCTCCTGATACAGAGATTTTCTGTGAGGGGGAGCCGGTAAAAAGAGAAGACGAGGACAGGCTTGATGAGGTAGGTTATGATGATGTTGGAGGAGTTAGGAAACAAATGGCTCAGATAAGGGAGCTAGTAGAGCTTCCTCTAAGACATCCTCAACTATTTAAATCTATTGGTGTCAAGCCGCCAAAAGGTATTTTGTTGTATGGTCCACCTGGTTCAGGTAAGACATTAATAGCTAGAGGAGTCGCAAATGAGACAGGAGCTTTATTCTTTTGCATCAATGGTCTAGAGATCATGTCAAAGCTAGCCAATGAGAGTGAGAGTAATTTGAGGAAGGCTTTTAAGGAAGCAGAGAAAAATGCACACTCAATTATCTTCATTGATGAGATTGATTCCATTGCTTCTAAGAGAGAGAAAACTCATGGGGAAGTTGAAAGGCGCATAGTGTCTCAACTGTTGACACTGATGGATGGGTTGAAGTCTCGTGCTCATGTAATTGTCATTGGGGCTACGAACATGCCAAACACTATCGATCCAGCTCTTAGACGATTCGGTAGGTTTGACAGAGAAATTGACATTGGTGTTCCTGATGAGGTTGGCCGATTGGAGGTTCTTCACATCCATACTAAGAACATGAAGCTATCTGATGAT GTTGATTTGGAAAGGATTGCTAAGGATACTCATGGCTATGTTGGGGTTGACCTTGCTGCTTTATGCACTAAAGCTGCTCTCCAGTGTATCCGTGAAAAGATGGACATAATTGATCTAGAAGATGAATCAATTGATGCTGAGATTCTCAATTCTATGTCTGTTTCAAATGAACACTTTAAGACTGCTTTGAGATTTAGTAACCCATCTGCCCTCCGTGAAACTATAAGTCTTTGCCTTG GTTGTTAA